The DNA sequence GGGACAAAAATCTCATTTTGGGAACGGGTTCAGATTAACCTTGCTATTTGGAAGAGCGCTGCGGTGGTTCCCCTAAAAAAGGGAGAGATCGTTGCCTTAGACAATCGCCTCACCTCTCATGGAAGGATGCCTTTTAAAGGAAGGCGGGTTTTCTTGGCAGCGCTTGGATCCCTTATGGATGTATCGCCCGCTTAGGATCCTTCAAGATCCATGGGGTGAAAAGGGGCCCCAATACTTCTCCAGTCAAGTGCAATACTTTGAAAAGCATCTAGAAGTGCATCGATGTGCTCTGGCTTGTTACTCGATGTAATCGTGAGGCGAAGAGCCTCTTTTCCTCGGGGCATCGTCGGGTAAGGGCAAGAGGTTAGGAAAATCCCTTTGTTGTAGAGTTTTCTTGAAGCCTCAAGGAGGCGGTCGGTCTCTCCAACCCAAACCGAAATAATCGGAAATAGGGTCTTAGTCATTACATAAAAGCCCATCTGCCGCAGCCCTTCGACAAGGGTGTGGGTCATCTGAAAAACTTTAAGTCGCCTTTCTTCACCCACCTTAGGAAGGAGGTCGAGAGCAGCGTTTAGGATGCCAAGAGCAAAGGGAGTGGAGGGATGGGTATAGTCTAAAGGTTTGGCATATGCCATTAGAAACTCTTTCATCTTGGGGGTTACCAAAGCAAAAGCTGAGGCTGCAGCAAGTCCTTTTGCTGTTCCGGCAACATAGAGAATCGGATCATCTTTCTGGCAACCATAATGATTAATCACCCCATTTCCTCTAAACCCATAGGGCATCTGGGGGGTAGGGTTTTCACCAATAAATCCAAAGCCATGGGCATCATCGATATAAAGGAGGGCATTGTGCTTTCGAATAATGGGAAGGAGCTTGGGGAGGTTGGCATAATCCCCTGTCATACTGTAAACCCCATCGACACAGACCATTTTTCTAGGAGCACTTCGATGCTCTTCAAGAATATTTTTCAAAGAGTCAAAGTCCTCATTTTCATAGCTTTTTAAAAGAGCTCCCTTATCTCTAGCCACTTGAGAGGCTTGATACATCGTCGCATGAGCTGCTTTATCCAAGATAATCAGGTCTCCATGCCGCATAAGAGCGGGGATAATTCCGATACTTGCTAATGTCGTATTTGGAAATAAAAGAGCCTCCTCCCCTCCCATAAAGTGAGCGAGTTTTTCCTCTAAGTTCGAAAAAAGGGTGTGGTAACCCATAAGTCGTGCGCGACTCGTATGAATTCCAAACTCTCTGGCTGCCTTCACTCCTTCAGCAAGAAGGGCCTCTTGGTCTTGGTCAAAACCTATATAATTACAGGAGGCAAAATCAAGGAGCTTTTTTCCTTTGGAATCGATGAGCTCTCTTCCATCCACCGAATGGATAACAACATTGTATTGGTGGCTTTCCCTGAGGGTTGCAAGGAGAGGATCTCTTTGCCCTTCGCCAATCGTAGAGATAAATCGATCTTGCATCGTTGATCCTTCGTGAAAAAATATATGAATCTACATTAGAATGATTTTAATTATTTGACAACGTTTAAGGAGACTTTATGAGGTACCTATTGCATGATCTATTTATAGAAACCGTCATGAGAACCCCTGAAGCAATCGCCCTTGTTGAAGAATCTGGGAAAAGCTACTCCTACAAAGCGCTTAATCTCTTATCCAATCAATGCGGCCACTTGATTGAAAAAGAAAAAAAAGAGATGTGGAATAAACCTTATGTGGGCATTTTAGCAACCCCTCACCCTTTGAGTATTGCAGCGATTCTAGGAGCGTTAAAAGTGGGGTGCGCCTATGTCCCTCTAGATGAAAAGTCTCCATCAAGCCGTTTGCAAATGATTATTGAAAATACAGGCCTTGACCTCGTATTTGCCGATTCCCCCTTTTTTGAAAAACACCGCAAGCTCTTTCAAGATAACCCTTCGTTAAAGGTGATTCTTTTAGATGGGGAAGAAATTTTAAACAACTCTTCAAAAGAAGTGGAAGGAAAAAACCAGGTCTCCGATGATCTGGCCTATATTTTGCATAGCTCGGGATCAACCGGTGTCCCTAAGGGGATTATGCTTACTCATCGAAATGGGCGGACATTCATCGACTGGATGAAAAAAGAATTTAAACTGACAAAAGATGATGTCATGATTTCTCGCGCTCCCTTCAAATTTGATCTTTCAACCTTTGACCTTTTTGATACCTTCGCCGCTGGGGCTAAACTGGTCCTATTTGATTGGCATAAAAAAAGGAACAGGGAGGAAAAACACCAAGACTATGTTGGTCTGATGGAAAGAGAGAAAGTCTCCCTTTTATACACCACCCCTTCCACCTTAATCACCTTGATGAACCACGGTGGGCTAAACCAGAGGAGAAGCGCTTTAAGGCAGATCATGTATGCTGGTGAGCCATTTCCTACTCCCCTTTTGAGACGTTTCCAAAACCTCTTACCTCAGGTTAAAATCAGCAATATTTATGGTCCAACAGAAACCAACATCATCACCTACTACCATATCGATCAGATCCCTGAAGATGATACCCCTATCCCCTTGGGTCATGTCGTCGATGATACCGAAATTATTGTTGTTCGGGAGGATAGAAGTGGGATTTGCGCTCCCAATGAGCTTGGAGAACTCTGGTGCCGAGGGGGAACAGTCACTTTAGGCTATCTTGGACTCAAGGATAAAACAGAGGAAAACCT is a window from the Candidatus Neptunochlamydia vexilliferae genome containing:
- a CDS encoding aminotransferase class I/II-fold pyridoxal phosphate-dependent enzyme, with the protein product MQDRFISTIGEGQRDPLLATLRESHQYNVVIHSVDGRELIDSKGKKLLDFASCNYIGFDQDQEALLAEGVKAAREFGIHTSRARLMGYHTLFSNLEEKLAHFMGGEEALLFPNTTLASIGIIPALMRHGDLIILDKAAHATMYQASQVARDKGALLKSYENEDFDSLKNILEEHRSAPRKMVCVDGVYSMTGDYANLPKLLPIIRKHNALLYIDDAHGFGFIGENPTPQMPYGFRGNGVINHYGCQKDDPILYVAGTAKGLAAASAFALVTPKMKEFLMAYAKPLDYTHPSTPFALGILNAALDLLPKVGEERRLKVFQMTHTLVEGLRQMGFYVMTKTLFPIISVWVGETDRLLEASRKLYNKGIFLTSCPYPTMPRGKEALRLTITSSNKPEHIDALLDAFQSIALDWRSIGAPFHPMDLEGS
- a CDS encoding amino acid adenylation domain-containing protein, producing MRYLLHDLFIETVMRTPEAIALVEESGKSYSYKALNLLSNQCGHLIEKEKKEMWNKPYVGILATPHPLSIAAILGALKVGCAYVPLDEKSPSSRLQMIIENTGLDLVFADSPFFEKHRKLFQDNPSLKVILLDGEEILNNSSKEVEGKNQVSDDLAYILHSSGSTGVPKGIMLTHRNGRTFIDWMKKEFKLTKDDVMISRAPFKFDLSTFDLFDTFAAGAKLVLFDWHKKRNREEKHQDYVGLMEREKVSLLYTTPSTLITLMNHGGLNQRRSALRQIMYAGEPFPTPLLRRFQNLLPQVKISNIYGPTETNIITYYHIDQIPEDDTPIPLGHVVDDTEIIVVREDRSGICAPNELGELWCRGGTVTLGYLGLKDKTEENLITSPFHPYPSTFWRTGDFGFRDTEGLLHYRGRRDHMVKVKGYRIELGEIEAALAKIDELDLFCVVPIKDEKYGNKLYCLYSLAPSKTIGKKEIADFLGKHLPEYMIPWKFIEKKTLPKTSSEKVDRIRLMEELKESSLIGP